The following proteins are encoded in a genomic region of Chroicocephalus ridibundus chromosome 29, bChrRid1.1, whole genome shotgun sequence:
- the NDUFB7 gene encoding NADH dehydrogenase [ubiquinone] 1 beta subcomplex subunit 7, with protein sequence MGAHLARRYLGEAETEPDPLQLPTFPPELGLPRRVPREMVATAEQLAGGRVPLEQRDFCAHHLLRLLRCQRDAFPLPWHCHPLRHAWDACQHRDYVMRMKEFERERRLLQRQKRIRQREAAAATAE encoded by the exons atgggcgctcacctggcgcggcgcTACCTGGGGGAGGCGGAGACGGAACCGGACCCGCTGCAGCTGCCGACCTTCCCCCCCGAGCTGGGGCTGCCGCGCCGCGTCCCCCGCG AGATGGTGGCCACGGCGGAGCAGCTGGCGGGGGGCCGGGTGCCGCTGGAGCAGCGGGATTTCTGCGCCCATCacctgctgcggctgctgcgctGCCAGCGCGacgccttccccctcccctggcactgccaccccctgcgcCACGCCTGGGACGCCTGCCAGCACCGCGA CTACGTGATGCGCATGAAGGAGTTCGAGCGGGAGCGGCGGCTGCTCCAGCGCCAGAAGCGGATCCggcagcgggaggcggcggctgccACCGCCGAGTGA
- the LOC134508006 gene encoding trafficking protein particle complex subunit 5 isoform X1: protein MDARFTRGKSPLLERALGRPRCEVSLSAFALLFSELVQYCQNRVYSVAELQAKLARLGHQVGLRVLDALVAREKSGRRETKVLNVLLFVKGPVWRALFGKEADKLEQANDDDKTYYVIEKEPLVNTYISVPKENSTLNCAAFTAGLVEAVLTASGFPAKVTAHWHKGTTLMIKFEEAVIARDKSLEGR, encoded by the coding sequence ATGGACGCCCGCTTCACCCGGGGGAAGTCCCCGCTGCTGGAGCGGGCGCTGGGTCGCCCCCGCTGCGAGGTCAGCCTCAGCGCCTTCGCCCTCCTCTTCTCCGAGCTGGTCCAGTACTGCCAGAACCGCGTCTACTCGGTGGCCGAGCTGCAGGCCAAGCTGGCCCGCCTGGGCCACCAAGTGGGCCTCCGCGTCCTGGACGCCTTGGTGGCCCGGGAGAAGAGCGGACGGCGGGAGACGAAGGTCCTCAACGTCCTCCTCTTCGTGAAGGGCCCCGTTTGGCGGGCGCTCTTCGGCAAAGAGGCCGATAAGTTGGAGCAGGCCAACGACGACGACAAGACCTACTACGTCATCGAGAAGGAGCCCTTGGTCAACACCTACATCTCGGTCCCCAAGGAGAACAGCACCCTCAACTGCGCCGCCTTCACCGCCGGCCTGGTGGAGGCCGTCCTCACCGCCAGCGGCTTCCCGGCCAAGGTCACCGCTCACTGGCACAAGGGCACCACCCTCATGATCAAGTTCGAGGAGGCCGTCATCGCCCGCGACAAGAGCCTGGAAGGGCGCTGA
- the PCP2 gene encoding Purkinje cell protein 2 homolog, producing the protein MAAPGGQHPARAQGGSPEAGGSPAQGGSPEQEGFFSLLSSVQGARMDEQRCSLGGGGGGGSAPPPELAPLLELLASSQGRRMDEQRLPVPRLPGFGPPPGQD; encoded by the exons ATGGCGGCCCCGGGGGGACAGCACCCGGCCAG GGCGCAGGGGGGGTCCCCCgaggcgggggggtccccggcgcAGGGGGGGTCCCCGGAGCAGGAGGGTTTCTTCTCGCTGCTGAGCTCGGTGCAGGGCGCCCGCATGGACGAGCAGCGCTGCAGCCTCGGGGGGGGTGGcg gcgggggctccgcgcccccccccgagCTGGCcccgctgctggagctgctggcgaGCTCCCAGGGCCGCCGCATGGACGAGCAGCGCCTGCCCGTGCCCCGGCTGCCCGGGTTCgggccccccccggggcag GACTGA